A section of the Bacteroidota bacterium genome encodes:
- a CDS encoding penicillin acylase family protein, which yields MRIVPFIISSVVTAGLVYALSRPWGDSLPMPAGKFLSPQVGFWQNAEPADESFDAELKFPNLKGKAEVLFDERLVPHVFAENDEDLYFIQGYLHAKFRLFQMDLQTKAAAGRASEVAGKKAINFDRGQRRLGMVYAAENALKEIEKDPVNKKMFDAYTNGVNAYINTLTESSVPLEYKLLNIQPEPWSNLRTALLLKMMAKMLSSETEHDLAYTNAKSVFTTEEFKMIYPEVNDSLVPIIPKGTVFDPPGIVPVKPATADSIYFAKKDTVPARPEVEQDKTNGSNNWVVAGSKTQSGAPILCNDPHLELSLPSIWYEMQLVSASSNTYGVSLPGSPFIIIGFNDSIAWGVTNAQRDVKDYYEIQFKDGQKKEYWFDGKWTSSTLQEERIKVKGGADVLDTVAYTIFGPVMFDESFTEPLAKNKNIAVKWAAHEASNEGITFYKLNHAHNYDEYVDAIKTFSCPGQNFVFASHSGDIAIWQQGKFPARWDMQGQYLMPGTDSSYFWQGYIPQGENPHSKNPLQGFLQSANQRPVDSTYPYFIPGDYITPRGITISNKLSAMNAITPQDMMKLQGDYFNTLAEDARGIMLQYIKEGELNADEKKYLDIFKSWNLEASPDSKGQTVYQCWYDSLEREIWADDLARVTPKAYAPGEQTLMEILKRDSAMKFIDNINTPQKETLFDVVTAALKKASIELKKEEAEGKLEWTKFKNPTIYHLIKTLEPFARKGLNVGGYGNIINAVTHSHGPSWRMIVHLTTPTEAYGVYPGGQSGNPGSKYYDNTVDTWANGKYNQLWYMREGDKNDAKVKWRMKINQ from the coding sequence ATGAGAATAGTACCTTTTATAATTTCTTCGGTTGTAACGGCTGGTCTTGTGTATGCACTCAGCAGGCCCTGGGGCGATTCATTGCCAATGCCGGCTGGAAAATTTTTAAGTCCACAGGTTGGCTTTTGGCAAAATGCTGAACCGGCTGATGAAAGTTTTGATGCAGAATTAAAATTTCCGAACCTGAAAGGGAAGGCTGAAGTATTATTTGATGAACGATTGGTTCCTCATGTATTTGCTGAGAATGATGAGGACCTTTATTTTATACAAGGCTATTTACATGCAAAATTCCGTTTATTCCAGATGGATCTGCAAACCAAAGCAGCTGCAGGCCGTGCAAGTGAAGTGGCCGGAAAGAAGGCCATCAATTTTGACAGGGGGCAAAGAAGACTAGGAATGGTTTACGCTGCGGAGAATGCATTAAAAGAAATTGAAAAAGATCCGGTGAATAAAAAAATGTTTGATGCCTATACAAATGGCGTCAATGCCTATATCAACACACTTACTGAAAGTTCTGTTCCGCTTGAGTATAAATTACTGAACATACAACCAGAACCCTGGAGCAACCTGCGTACAGCATTATTATTAAAGATGATGGCAAAAATGCTGAGCAGTGAAACAGAACATGATCTTGCATACACTAACGCAAAAAGTGTTTTCACAACGGAAGAATTTAAAATGATCTATCCTGAAGTGAATGATTCGCTGGTGCCCATCATACCTAAAGGAACAGTGTTTGACCCACCAGGTATTGTACCGGTAAAACCTGCAACTGCTGATTCAATTTATTTTGCTAAAAAAGATACTGTGCCTGCAAGACCAGAAGTGGAGCAGGATAAAACGAATGGAAGTAATAACTGGGTAGTAGCCGGAAGCAAAACGCAAAGCGGTGCACCGATCTTATGTAATGATCCGCATCTTGAACTTTCATTGCCATCTATCTGGTATGAAATGCAACTGGTGTCAGCTTCAAGTAATACCTATGGTGTTTCATTACCCGGCAGTCCATTTATAATTATTGGATTCAATGATAGTATTGCTTGGGGTGTAACCAATGCACAGCGGGATGTTAAGGATTATTATGAAATACAATTTAAAGACGGACAAAAAAAGGAATATTGGTTTGATGGAAAATGGACATCATCAACATTGCAGGAAGAAAGAATAAAAGTAAAAGGCGGTGCAGATGTACTGGACACGGTTGCTTATACCATCTTCGGCCCGGTGATGTTTGATGAAAGTTTTACTGAACCATTAGCAAAAAACAAAAATATTGCAGTGAAGTGGGCTGCACATGAAGCCAGCAATGAAGGCATCACATTTTATAAACTAAACCATGCACATAACTATGATGAGTATGTTGATGCGATAAAAACATTCAGTTGCCCGGGACAGAATTTTGTATTTGCATCTCACTCCGGCGATATTGCTATCTGGCAACAAGGAAAATTTCCTGCAAGATGGGATATGCAGGGCCAATACCTGATGCCGGGTACTGACAGCAGTTATTTCTGGCAAGGTTATATACCACAGGGAGAAAATCCTCATTCAAAAAATCCATTGCAGGGATTTTTACAAAGTGCCAACCAACGACCCGTTGATTCTACCTATCCATATTTTATTCCTGGTGACTATATAACACCACGTGGCATCACTATCTCTAATAAACTTTCTGCAATGAATGCCATAACACCACAGGATATGATGAAACTACAGGGAGATTATTTCAATACATTGGCGGAAGATGCGAGAGGAATTATGTTACAATATATAAAAGAAGGGGAACTGAATGCAGATGAGAAAAAGTATTTAGATATTTTTAAAAGCTGGAACCTGGAAGCATCACCTGATTCGAAAGGACAAACAGTTTATCAATGCTGGTATGATAGTTTAGAAAGAGAGATATGGGCAGATGATCTTGCAAGAGTAACTCCTAAAGCATATGCACCCGGTGAACAAACTTTAATGGAAATACTGAAAAGGGATTCCGCCATGAAGTTTATAGATAATATTAATACACCACAGAAAGAAACTTTGTTTGATGTGGTTACGGCTGCATTAAAAAAAGCAAGTATTGAGCTGAAGAAAGAAGAAGCAGAAGGAAAACTGGAGTGGACAAAATTCAAAAATCCCACAATTTATCATTTGATCAAAACCCTGGAACCTTTTGCAAGAAAAGGATTGAATGTAGGTGGTTATGGTAATATTATAAATGCGGTTACGCATAGTCATGGTCCCAGTTGGCGAATGATCGTACATCTTACTACTCCAACAGAAGCTTATGGTGTTTATCCCGGCGGACAAAGCGGAAACCCCGGTAGTAAGTATTATGATAACACAGTTGATACATGGGCCAATGGAAAATATAACCAGCTATGGTATATGCGTGAAGGAGATAAGAATGATGCAAAAGTGAAGTGGAGAATGAAAATTAATCAATAG
- a CDS encoding carboxypeptidase-like regulatory domain-containing protein gives MKRIFSCLLFLFAFYSSGFAGKITGSVRTKDDNQPLPFASISVKGTTNGINSNNDGVFVLQLAPGKYTLICQYVGYRKEERSINVTDADMTVDFILDVEEKGLEEIVVSAPSDKAYQIMRAAIAKRKVHNAEMDKFTCQVYTKGNFKVRSYPKKILGQKVDFGDADTSKQKMIYLSESIANYSVDKPDKEKIEVISTKVSGRPNDYGLSAPHFFSFYEENVFIGGRENSLNQRGFVSPLADNAVSYYKFRFKGTFIEDGILINKIQVIPRRKYEPLFTGFINIVENDWRIHSLELTLTKESQIELIDTLKIQQLYTHGHGSDNRWMIKNQVLYPTVNILGVDAYGSFLNVYSNVNFNPVLSKKDFSSTLLKVTDSANKKTMGYWETARPVPLMTDEVHDYKVKDSMEIVKKGKNYIDSMDKVMSKISVFSALFTGATFVTTPKRITLQFQPIPEILSYNIVEGIVLNTGFDWTKRLDENPYSKRKITLSPNIRYGFLNKHFYAHLTTRYNFGTKYHSSAMLSGGKRVFQFNNKINIGPRRNTLATLFSQKNLLLFYEAWYLRGSYSQGIGNGFNWTVGFQYQDRMPLENSTDYTWYNKDDREFTPNYPVELMNENLKRHQMLTFLYKLSWQPKSKYIELPEGKINLGSKYPVFDLQVEGAFNGLLGTDGDFSKWKLSVNDDLNFRLQGKFSYHIGAGGFVNVNNVQVPDYSHFNGNISHFAADYLNSFQLLPMYEFSNTEKFYAYGHIEHHFNGFITNKIPLIKKLNWHLIAAANGFYHKNANFYEVSAGFENINIWKIVRGVRIDFVQSFLNGNKWTSNFRIGIGRKIAKQRDDYP, from the coding sequence ATGAAAAGAATTTTTTCCTGCCTCCTTTTTTTATTCGCTTTTTATTCTTCTGGGTTTGCCGGTAAAATCACTGGAAGTGTGCGGACTAAAGACGACAATCAACCACTTCCATTTGCAAGTATATCGGTAAAAGGAACCACAAATGGTATCAACTCCAATAATGACGGAGTTTTTGTTTTACAACTGGCGCCGGGCAAATACACTCTCATATGTCAGTATGTAGGATATAGAAAAGAAGAAAGGAGTATTAATGTTACTGATGCTGATATGACAGTTGATTTTATTCTTGACGTGGAGGAAAAAGGTCTTGAAGAAATTGTAGTAAGTGCGCCGTCAGATAAGGCTTACCAGATCATGAGAGCGGCAATAGCCAAACGCAAAGTTCATAATGCCGAGATGGATAAATTCACCTGCCAGGTGTATACAAAAGGAAATTTTAAGGTTCGTAGCTACCCTAAAAAAATACTGGGACAGAAAGTAGATTTTGGTGATGCAGATACCAGTAAACAGAAAATGATCTACCTATCTGAATCGATCGCAAATTATTCTGTTGATAAACCGGATAAAGAAAAGATAGAAGTGATCTCAACCAAAGTAAGCGGCCGGCCCAATGATTATGGATTGAGTGCACCTCACTTTTTTTCTTTTTATGAAGAAAATGTTTTTATCGGTGGACGGGAAAATTCACTCAACCAACGCGGCTTTGTTTCCCCATTGGCAGATAATGCGGTCTCTTATTATAAATTTCGTTTCAAAGGGACTTTTATAGAAGATGGAATACTCATTAATAAGATACAGGTTATCCCTCGTAGAAAATATGAACCATTGTTCACCGGCTTTATAAATATTGTTGAAAATGATTGGCGGATCCATTCGCTGGAACTTACACTTACCAAAGAAAGCCAGATAGAACTGATCGATACATTAAAGATCCAGCAATTGTATACACACGGACACGGTAGCGACAACAGGTGGATGATAAAAAACCAGGTGCTTTATCCTACAGTAAATATATTAGGTGTTGATGCATACGGAAGTTTTTTAAATGTGTATTCAAATGTTAATTTCAATCCTGTATTATCAAAAAAAGATTTTAGCAGCACCTTATTAAAAGTTACAGACAGTGCCAACAAAAAAACAATGGGTTATTGGGAAACTGCAAGACCAGTGCCATTGATGACTGATGAAGTACATGATTACAAAGTGAAGGACAGCATGGAAATTGTAAAGAAGGGTAAGAATTATATTGATTCAATGGACAAGGTGATGAGCAAGATATCTGTGTTTAGTGCATTGTTTACAGGTGCAACTTTTGTAACAACACCTAAAAGAATTACGCTGCAGTTTCAACCGATACCGGAGATATTGAGTTATAATATCGTCGAGGGAATAGTTCTTAATACCGGTTTTGATTGGACGAAACGGCTGGATGAAAACCCTTACAGCAAAAGGAAAATCACATTATCACCCAATATCAGGTATGGTTTTTTGAATAAGCATTTTTATGCCCATCTTACGACACGATACAATTTCGGAACGAAGTATCATTCGTCGGCTATGCTTTCCGGAGGTAAACGTGTTTTTCAATTTAATAATAAGATCAATATCGGACCACGGAGAAATACATTAGCCACCCTTTTTAGTCAAAAAAATCTTTTGCTTTTTTATGAAGCATGGTACCTCCGTGGTAGTTATTCCCAGGGAATTGGTAATGGGTTTAACTGGACAGTTGGATTTCAATACCAGGACAGAATGCCGCTTGAAAATAGCACCGATTATACGTGGTATAATAAAGATGACAGGGAATTTACACCTAACTACCCGGTGGAGTTGATGAATGAAAATCTCAAACGCCACCAGATGCTTACTTTTTTATACAAACTAAGTTGGCAGCCAAAATCAAAATATATTGAACTGCCGGAAGGAAAAATTAATCTCGGTTCAAAGTACCCGGTATTTGATCTACAGGTTGAAGGAGCATTTAATGGCCTTCTGGGTACTGATGGGGATTTTTCAAAATGGAAGCTATCAGTTAATGACGACCTGAACTTCAGGCTACAGGGAAAATTCAGTTATCATATCGGGGCCGGTGGGTTTGTCAATGTTAATAATGTACAGGTCCCCGACTATAGCCACTTCAATGGTAACATTTCTCATTTTGCTGCAGATTACCTAAACAGCTTCCAGTTATTACCTATGTACGAGTTCAGCAACACAGAAAAATTTTATGCATATGGGCATATTGAACATCACTTTAATGGATTTATTACCAATAAAATTCCATTAATTAAAAAATTGAACTGGCATTTGATCGCTGCTGCTAATGGATTCTATCATAAAAATGCAAACTTCTACGAGGTATCGGCCGGTTTTGAAAATATCAATATCTGGAAGATCGTAAGAGGGGTACGAATTGATTTTGTGCAATCATTCCTTAATGGCAATAAATGGACGAGTAATTTCAGAATTGGTATCGGAAGAAAAATTGCGAAGCAACGGGATGATTATCCATAA
- a CDS encoding rhodanese-related sulfurtransferase, which produces MAQLHNRISRKELKEIIKNDSTSRTTISFYCYFKIEEPQLFRNELYKQLKELGVLGRIYVASEGINAQISLPTANFEAVRSYLYSIKPLNDLRLNIAVDDDGKSFYVLDIKVRNKIVADGINDPAFDMANRGRYVNAEQFNKLTNDPDTIVIDMRNHYEFEVGHFEKAIEIPSDTFREQLPMAADMMKENKEKNIIMYCTGGIRCEKASAYMLHRGFKNVFHLEGGIINYVNQAKQNGLDLKFHGKNFVFDQRLGERVTEEIISECHQCGKPADTHVNCVNDACHLLFIQCDECKVKYENTCGNECLDFIHLTEEEQKKLRSGIDKGRNVFNKSKARLDQFVEKNKK; this is translated from the coding sequence ATGGCACAATTACATAACCGCATCTCCCGCAAGGAGCTGAAAGAGATCATTAAGAACGATTCCACCTCACGTACTACCATTTCATTTTACTGTTACTTTAAAATTGAAGAGCCACAGCTTTTCAGGAATGAACTGTACAAACAATTGAAAGAACTGGGTGTGTTAGGAAGAATTTATGTAGCATCGGAAGGTATCAATGCACAGATCAGTTTGCCTACAGCAAATTTTGAAGCGGTCAGATCTTACCTGTATTCAATAAAACCTCTAAATGATCTGCGTTTAAATATAGCGGTAGACGATGACGGTAAAAGTTTTTATGTGCTGGATATAAAAGTCAGGAATAAAATTGTGGCCGATGGAATTAACGATCCCGCATTTGATATGGCCAATCGTGGCAGGTATGTAAATGCGGAGCAGTTTAATAAACTGACCAATGATCCCGATACCATCGTTATTGATATGCGTAATCATTACGAATTTGAAGTAGGCCATTTTGAAAAGGCTATTGAAATACCCAGTGATACTTTTCGTGAGCAGTTGCCAATGGCTGCCGATATGATGAAAGAAAACAAAGAGAAAAATATTATCATGTATTGCACGGGGGGTATTCGTTGTGAAAAAGCTTCGGCGTATATGCTGCATAGGGGGTTTAAAAATGTGTTTCATCTTGAAGGCGGTATTATCAATTATGTGAATCAGGCTAAACAAAATGGATTGGATCTGAAATTTCACGGAAAGAATTTTGTATTCGACCAGCGGTTGGGGGAGAGGGTAACGGAAGAAATTATTTCCGAATGCCATCAATGTGGTAAACCTGCAGATACACATGTTAACTGTGTGAACGATGCTTGTCATTTATTATTTATACAATGTGATGAGTGCAAAGTGAAGTATGAAAATACCTGCGGCAATGAATGCCTGGATTTTATTCATTTAACCGAAGAAGAACAAAAGAAACTAAGAAGTGGAATTGATAAAGGAAGGAATGTGTTTAATAAATCAAAGGCGAGATTGGATCAGTTTGTTGAAAAAAATAAAAAATAA
- a CDS encoding CHASE2 domain-containing protein yields the protein MRLSFILLVSGLLFNVRCNVPKVKLTNQVDPDIVLVNIGDVDRAAIAKMLLKIDSCKPILIAIDAWFIREKDSLQDSKLVEALRIVKNDILSYALDSLGNPIRSHNKFRSHAMDEGLAVLEETNGLSDRFIPVSKIKRNLYEHFALKIARHWKPDFGYKFKVNKSIPVNFTRTVNQYKHVHGEDINKDLVANIFKGKIVIFGYLGPTDEDKHFTPIRLVKDYPDKKPDTYGVVILANALRTILDFQD from the coding sequence ATGCGTCTTTCATTTATCCTACTTGTCTCGGGACTACTTTTTAATGTGCGTTGTAATGTTCCCAAAGTAAAACTTACAAATCAGGTTGATCCCGATATCGTTCTTGTTAATATCGGGGATGTAGACAGGGCAGCTATTGCAAAAATGCTTCTTAAGATTGATAGCTGCAAACCTATACTTATTGCTATAGATGCGTGGTTTATCAGGGAGAAAGACAGCTTACAGGATTCAAAATTGGTTGAAGCTTTGAGGATTGTTAAAAATGATATTCTTTCTTATGCACTTGACTCATTGGGTAACCCGATAAGATCACATAATAAATTCCGATCTCATGCAATGGATGAAGGCTTGGCTGTGCTCGAAGAAACAAATGGCTTATCGGATAGGTTTATTCCTGTCAGTAAGATTAAGAGAAATCTTTATGAGCATTTCGCTTTAAAAATAGCAAGGCATTGGAAGCCTGACTTTGGCTATAAATTCAAGGTGAACAAGTCAATACCGGTTAATTTCACAAGAACGGTGAACCAGTATAAGCATGTGCATGGAGAAGATATTAATAAGGATTTAGTTGCAAATATTTTTAAAGGAAAGATTGTGATCTTTGGTTATTTGGGGCCTACAGATGAGGATAAACATTTTACTCCAATAAGACTTGTCAAGGATTACCCGGATAAAAAGCCAGATACTTATGGTGTTGTTATTCTTGCAAATGCATTGAGGACAATTTTGGATTTCCAGGACTAA
- a CDS encoding J domain-containing protein, with translation MHLKDYYQILELEPSATMQEIKKAYRRLALQYHPDKTNNDKYAAVHFADVKEAYEVLTNPSKKYYYLQQRWYEQSIGKKTKQQATTPVAVLKQALELERYAAQIDVFRMDKGGLRDYILNLVSDETIEKLSGFNEPDITISIIDSIMKSGRVLTPDYTKEIVRQLYKLAGKNDVQSLRIRNFETKLTKQDQQEKYSFVIAIVITALICLLIWLAGR, from the coding sequence ATGCACCTCAAAGATTATTACCAGATACTTGAACTTGAGCCCTCCGCTACAATGCAGGAGATCAAAAAAGCTTACCGCAGGCTTGCACTTCAATATCACCCCGATAAAACAAACAATGATAAATATGCGGCTGTTCATTTTGCTGATGTAAAGGAAGCCTATGAGGTACTTACGAATCCTTCAAAAAAGTATTACTACCTGCAGCAACGCTGGTATGAACAAAGTATTGGTAAAAAAACAAAGCAGCAGGCTACAACACCGGTAGCTGTTTTGAAGCAGGCATTGGAACTGGAGAGATATGCGGCGCAGATTGATGTTTTTCGAATGGACAAAGGAGGGTTAAGAGATTATATACTGAACCTGGTTTCGGATGAAACGATTGAAAAACTTTCCGGCTTTAATGAACCGGATATCACTATTTCAATAATTGATTCGATAATGAAATCTGGCCGGGTGTTGACCCCTGACTATACAAAGGAAATAGTTCGGCAGTTATATAAATTAGCCGGCAAAAATGATGTGCAGTCATTGAGAATAAGAAATTTTGAAACAAAATTGACAAAGCAGGATCAGCAAGAAAAATATTCTTTCGTTATTGCTATTGTTATAACAGCACTTATTTGTTTGTTGATATGGCTGGCTGGCAGATAA
- a CDS encoding pyridoxal-phosphate dependent enzyme gives MEITKQDIIDAHERIKFFIHKTPVLTSQTINKLTGAEVFFKCENFQKIGAFKIRGGMNSVLSLPKEKQQNGIATHSSGNHAQAIALAAREVGTKAYIVMPETSPKVKVDAVRGYGAEIFFCEPNQQAREKLLNEVVKKTGAEFIHPYNDHRVITGQATAAKELIEETSSLDCIIAPVGGGGLLSGTALSAHYFSPVTLVYAGEPEGAADAVLSFKNDKIEKAPFVKTIADGLLTTLGDKTFPIIKQYVKDILTVSDEEIIAAMKLVYERMKIVVEPSAVVPLAALLKNKSLFEGKRVGIIFSGGNVELGKLGEWFK, from the coding sequence ATGGAGATCACAAAACAGGATATTATAGATGCACATGAAAGAATAAAATTTTTTATTCATAAGACTCCTGTTCTTACCTCACAAACCATCAATAAACTTACCGGTGCTGAAGTGTTTTTTAAATGCGAAAATTTTCAGAAGATAGGTGCATTTAAAATTCGCGGCGGCATGAATTCTGTTTTGTCATTGCCAAAAGAAAAGCAACAAAATGGAATTGCAACACATTCATCCGGAAATCATGCGCAAGCTATTGCATTGGCAGCAAGAGAGGTTGGAACAAAAGCATATATCGTCATGCCGGAAACTTCGCCTAAAGTAAAAGTGGATGCTGTACGTGGCTATGGCGCTGAAATATTTTTTTGTGAACCTAACCAGCAGGCAAGAGAAAAATTATTGAATGAAGTAGTGAAAAAAACCGGGGCGGAATTTATCCATCCATACAATGATCACCGTGTCATTACAGGCCAGGCTACTGCAGCTAAAGAATTGATCGAAGAAACTTCATCACTTGATTGCATCATTGCCCCTGTTGGCGGAGGGGGTTTGCTGAGTGGAACAGCATTGAGTGCTCATTATTTTTCTCCCGTTACTTTGGTATATGCCGGCGAACCCGAAGGGGCAGCCGATGCTGTTCTCTCTTTTAAAAACGATAAAATAGAAAAAGCTCCATTTGTAAAAACAATTGCTGATGGTTTACTTACAACACTGGGCGATAAAACATTTCCTATTATTAAACAATATGTAAAAGACATTCTTACCGTAAGTGATGAAGAAATAATTGCTGCAATGAAATTAGTGTATGAGCGAATGAAAATAGTAGTTGAACCAAGTGCCGTTGTGCCTTTAGCAGCTTTATTAAAAAACAAATCACTATTTGAAGGAAAAAGAGTTGGAATAATTTTCAGCGGAGGAAATGTGGAGCTGGGGAAACTGGGAGAATGGTTTAAATAA
- a CDS encoding RidA family protein yields MEIKSIFPLEMQKPKAHYSPATIYNGLVYVSGQLPLDANGEAMLGSIEEQTTQCMKNIETILKACNSDLNHILKTNVFIADISNWAKFNETYSKIMGDHRPARIVVPCGTLNRGCGIEIDCIAVVKE; encoded by the coding sequence ATGGAAATCAAATCAATCTTTCCGTTGGAAATGCAGAAGCCAAAGGCACACTACTCTCCTGCTACTATTTATAACGGTTTAGTTTACGTAAGTGGTCAACTGCCATTGGATGCAAATGGCGAGGCGATGTTAGGAAGTATCGAAGAACAAACGACGCAATGCATGAAAAATATTGAAACGATACTGAAAGCATGTAACAGTGACCTCAATCATATTCTTAAAACAAATGTTTTTATCGCCGACATCAGCAACTGGGCGAAGTTCAATGAAACTTATTCAAAGATCATGGGTGATCATAGGCCTGCAAGAATAGTAGTACCCTGCGGCACACTGAACCGCGGCTGCGGAATTGAAATTGATTGCATAGCTGTAGTAAAAGAATAA
- a CDS encoding lactonase family protein, whose amino-acid sequence MKKIFFAFALFTCQFCFAQKNYLLIGTYTSGKSEGIYVYEFDSKTGDPKKVSSIKSSNPSYLAVSPNQKYVYAVNENADSTKYTVTGHIAAYSFNKETGTLSFINKQESGGKHPCYVAIDKTGKWVFAGNYTSGSLAVLPVKTNGSLDSAIQTIQHEGRSVVEGRQDDAHVHATVLSKDNKTLYVPDLGMDKVMLYNFNNKTGKLTEAALPYTISEPGAGPRHFDIHPNGKFAYLMEELNGTVNVFEMFKDGSMESIQTVSALPREYDGPIGSADIHVSPDGKFLYASNRGESNSIGIFKINQQSGMIVWVDAQSTLGKSPRNFNFDPTGNFLLVANQNSDEIVIFKRDKETGLLEDTGKRISVPNPVCIKWISSK is encoded by the coding sequence ATGAAAAAAATATTTTTTGCTTTTGCTTTATTCACATGCCAGTTTTGTTTTGCACAGAAAAACTATTTGCTTATTGGCACATATACTTCAGGAAAAAGTGAAGGTATCTATGTGTATGAATTCGATAGTAAGACAGGCGATCCAAAAAAAGTTAGCAGTATCAAATCATCCAATCCGTCTTATCTCGCTGTTTCACCTAATCAGAAATATGTGTATGCTGTAAATGAAAATGCAGATAGTACTAAATACACAGTCACAGGCCATATTGCAGCTTATTCATTTAATAAGGAAACAGGCACTCTTAGTTTTATAAACAAACAGGAGTCAGGTGGCAAACATCCTTGCTACGTTGCTATTGACAAAACGGGCAAATGGGTTTTTGCAGGAAATTATACTAGCGGCTCATTAGCTGTATTGCCTGTAAAGACAAATGGCAGTCTTGATTCTGCAATACAAACAATACAACATGAAGGAAGAAGTGTAGTAGAGGGGAGACAGGATGATGCACATGTACATGCAACTGTTTTAAGCAAAGACAATAAAACGTTATATGTACCTGATTTGGGAATGGATAAAGTGATGTTGTATAATTTCAATAATAAAACCGGCAAGCTGACTGAAGCAGCACTTCCTTACACGATCAGTGAGCCAGGTGCAGGCCCACGACATTTTGATATCCATCCTAATGGAAAATTTGCTTATCTCATGGAAGAATTAAATGGAACAGTAAATGTCTTTGAAATGTTTAAAGATGGTAGCATGGAATCCATTCAAACTGTTTCTGCATTACCAAGAGAATATGATGGCCCGATCGGCAGCGCTGATATTCATGTTTCACCTGATGGAAAATTTTTATACGCTTCCAATCGTGGTGAAAGCAATTCAATTGGTATTTTTAAGATCAATCAGCAATCCGGTATGATAGTTTGGGTGGATGCTCAATCAACACTTGGCAAAAGTCCCCGTAATTTTAATTTTGACCCGACAGGAAATTTTTTGCTGGTAGCGAATCAGAACAGCGATGAAATAGTTATTTTCAAAAGAGATAAAGAGACCGGTTTACTAGAAGATACCGGTAAAAGAATAAGTGTTCCTAATCCTGTTTGTATTAAATGGATCTCTTCTAAATAA